The Pseudomonas sp. IB20 region ACGAATCGCCACCGGTTGCAGCGACACATCGGCATCAATCGCACTGGCCAGTAAACGCCCGTGAAAGGTGCGCAGACTGCGCCCGTCGGTGGTGGTGCCTTCGGGGAACATCAGCAGCGGGTGCTGGTGTTCCAGGTGGCGAGTCATCTGCTTGCGGATGAGCTGGCTGTCGCCCGAACCCCGGCGGATAAACAGGCTACCAGCCTTCGCTGCCAACCAACCCGCCACCGGCCAGGTGCGCACTTCGGCCTTGGACAAAAATGACAGCGGCGTGACCATGCCCAGCAACGGGATGTCGGTCCAGGACACGTGATTGCTCACCCACAGCATCGGCGTTTGCGGCAACTCACCGTGCACCGTTACGCGAAAGGGCAGGGCGTGGGTCAGCCGCGCCATGAAAAACCGCGACCAACGCTGGCGCCGTACCATCGAGTTGGCCACGCCCAAACGCTCGAACACACCAAACACACTGGCCATGCTCAAGCCCAGCGCCACCACCAGCAGCACGCGGGCAATGCGCCCGTACACGCGCAGGCGGCCCATCACATGGCCGCCTTGAAGTGGCGGGCGTAACGCGGGCACAGCTCGTCGCGCTTGAGCAGGATAAATACGTCGGCTACTTGGAAATCTTCATCCCAGCACGGCTCGCCGCAGATCTTCGCGCCCAGGCGCATATACGCCTTGAGCAGCGGCGGCATTTCCGCGATCACGTTGGACGGCAGATCCAGCGCCGGCAGCGGCTTTTTCGGCTCG contains the following coding sequences:
- a CDS encoding lysophospholipid acyltransferase family protein, which codes for MGRLRVYGRIARVLLVVALGLSMASVFGVFERLGVANSMVRRQRWSRFFMARLTHALPFRVTVHGELPQTPMLWVSNHVSWTDIPLLGMVTPLSFLSKAEVRTWPVAGWLAAKAGSLFIRRGSGDSQLIRKQMTRHLEHQHPLLMFPEGTTTDGRSLRTFHGRLLASAIDADVSLQPVAIRYLRDGQVDPLAPFIGDDDLLSHLMRLFANDQGDVEIHVLTPIACAGLERAALAFQAQQAVQKALFGPLPETEQVAARPAFAA